The genomic window AGAAGTTTAGGGGTGTCACCAATATAATAAGATATACGGGTCTAGCCCAGATGTTGTCAAATGCAGGCACTGGGGATTCACTGTTAAGggcacacacattttcatcaaAGGGCAAATATCTAACCGCAATGTTGATTGAACATTGTGAgtcatgtaatgtaaaaaaatattgataGTGCTATAAAAAAAGGCTCCACCCccatctgttttcctctcccaGGCTGGTTTCTTGAAGAGCCACCACTGTTATGAGATTGTCTTCAGTGTTCCGGATGTGCCCACTCTGGGAAAAGAGCTCTCctgtcttccttcctcttctccgACTCGGAGGTCCCCCAGCCTTCGAGTCCATCGTATTAACTCCACACTGGAGGGTAAGTCCAGATGTCAGTGCTTCCACAGTTATCAGACACGTGTTTACAGTGTACAGTACCACGTGGGTGTGTGGGTTTGTAAGACTGTGTCAAGAACATCCTGCACCCTAAAGCAAGGAGCCTTTGGAGTTAATATAAAGAGCTGAATCCAGCCTGCTCTTGTAGCCATTGACTGGCTGTATGTTTATGatcattgtcctgctgaatgATGAAATATACTGTCCCGACTCTTGATTTTGGCAAAACAACTGCTGGGgatgttcattttttttacactgacatATTGCGCAACCtcttttattattactatatagaaacagacaaatcctgtttctgcctctctttaGGAGTAAAGGTAACCTGTGAGTACAGGACTCACCAGGAGGGggtgctgcaggaggagatCACTCTGGTGACGAGGGGGAGAAAAGACAGCAGTCTGAAGGTCAGACTCCAAGTCAGAGTCATTGGTAGGTGttagcagacacacacagtctgtcacacAACACACTAAAACTGTCTCCACGTTCCGTTCTGATTTCCGATGTTCGATTTTGTTCATCTTTCCACTTTCATTTGACCCTCTTCAACCTGCTGATATGTGATCACAGACAAAAACGTTTTATTGACTATAGCATTAATGACAGCCAGACAGGATAAAGATTGAGTGATACTTAACAGCTCTGTACTCCACAACTGAAGGCTTTTGCTTTAGCACTCATggcaatatttacattttgattatattttgtgtcAAAAAGCACCAGACTGTTGCAAATGAACCCTACAAACCTCTGTCCTCATGtgcattgtcattttgtttaattattcTACAATCTCTCCTGCAAATCAACAGGCGTGTTggatactgacacacacacaaaacacacacaccgaaaacacacagtttcatGAAGAAACATAGATTGATTTAAAACTTGTCTCTCTGCTAATGACTCCCTCAGGACCATTTGTTCCTGACAGTCCTCCGCCAGTGTCATTGAAAACATTGGACAGCTTCATCTTTTAAACAAGTCTGCCAAGTTTTGCTTTGAGCTCTGCATTTTTTATTAGAATACAGGAAGATAAATAGCTATGATAAGCTGTGTTAGAGGCTAGCCAAGCTCTATTTCATAGTGGTGTTcccataaaacaaaacaaaacaagacaaaaaaaacatctcaaacaGGCAGCACGATGGCCTACTAAACATGATATTGTGTTGTCAACAACAATGAAGTTCTGTTATTAGTGCTGGAATCTATGCTTCATTTAAAGGTTTCCTTGGGCAGCTCATGTAAACACATTACAGACCCAAAACCTGATTAAAAGCTGTATTTAGCATGGAATTGCGACAAAGCTATTCCCATGTTGCAATGCACAAAGCACAGCTACATAGTTATTAACAGTAGTAAAACAGCTCCAGGAagtgtttggaaaaaaatataattcccaccatgagcaatctctaggtgacagtggagaggaaaaaacattaaaaaaaataatctcagtCCAACTGGTCTATACAAATAAATTGACTTGACCTGACATCATGGTATTCCCACTTTATCTTTCTGCATCTGACTATCTCCTTCTCCTTAtccctttctcttcctttaCCCAGACCCACATCATGGGACTCCCATGCTGCTGGATGGGGTAAGGTGCCTGGGCGCTCAGAGGGATGTCCACTCAAAGCACAGCAGTGATCGTAAGAGGATATGatcaaaagacagacacacagatgtataTATCTACAAGGATATTATCCAATAATTGGGTCAGGGCTCAGAGTAGTAGTATAGAAACATCAAAATGTGCTGACTAGGAAATAATGGGTCTGTGTTGCTATGTTTTGCTATTGTAGTACCCtaaaatgttggaaaataaCAGGtcaaacaaatactgtaattgatatgaatatgatatgatatgaataaaaatgcTGAGTTATGAAAATGAGGCTCGtcagcgaaaaaaaaaaagagttaaagaGTTAAAGTTAAATATCACCAGCCTGCAGCTCTGGATGGGCTTTTGACAACTGTTATCCAATTTACATAGCCATGAAGCCTTTGCTGTTGGAGAGATATCGTAAACCAGCACTGAGCACCAGCCAACTTACAAAATatacttgtacacacacacacacacacacacacacacacacacacacacacacacacacacacacacacacagaaacagaattcTCAGATCCCTGTTCCTTATACTAATTCTCAGATCCCTGTTCCTTAACTATGTGCACCACCTATCATAAACAGCATTCATCAAAATACTGACCAGTAAATTGTTTGTGTACATCAACAGTAGAATTGCCTAAAGGTAATGGTGCAGTAATTAATGTTAACTGATCCCAACTATAGAATTTGCTAAAATCTATGAGATGTAGTTAGCAGGGTTTGTGCAGGATGACACGTTtaccactgctgctgtgagttTCTCACAGCAGCCGCCAAATGTTTTACAGACTGCGCCTTACTGTCGTACCGATACAATTCTCATTGTACTATTGATAAATCTTGTAACAATTTAGCCAGGGCCACTTACTCAAGGGCACTTCGGCAGCATTTGCACTGTTTGCAATAAGAGTCACTTGTGACTGCTCAGTAGCTTTCCTAATTTCCTACTTCTCAGTAGCCATAAATGAAAAAGAGATCAAGAGGATTTTTTCCATATAACCACACTGTCTGgtgtatgtatttttaactGTGGCTGGCAATTAAAACTGTATAATAGTATTAAGAAGCACGATACCATTCAAATATGTGTACTAtactaaaaaatatttatctgcCTTAAGCACCTGTTCTGTTGACATCAGCGAAGGCCTCAACAGTATGTTGAGCAGGGGTTGCTTAATATATTTCTAATGCTGTAACACAGCTCCCTATTTGCATGATTTGTATGCCATTTGTAACCAAATGAGCTGCCAAATAATTAAAACAGGTTAGGTGAATTATAGGCCTTAGAAAGAGGCCAACAGAAATGTGTCaaaggtcagtttttttttttttactacactCTATTTATTACATTGTGACTTCAGAAAAAGGAAGCTGCAGCAAAGAGTTTTACAATTATTTATCACAGGAATAGACCAAGTTTATTGTATATTGTTGGATTTGATCTGTTATGAAGAACACTATGATAACATGTATTCTTGGTAGATCATCAGCTCCATGCTAACATTTTAACATACGCTCTGTTGAGTAATCACATCCATGCTAGACCTTTAGCATACAGTAAATGAAGTAATTGTTTGAGAATCATCCTTAAAGTAAT from Lates calcarifer isolate ASB-BC8 linkage group LG5, TLL_Latcal_v3, whole genome shotgun sequence includes these protein-coding regions:
- the LOC108887365 gene encoding UPF0687 protein C20orf27 homolog; protein product: MATGRKGSTSKVGGVHFPDDDDPPGSPTRRDDQSNLSTLIAIPEKDGSYLVKAGFLKSHHCYEIVFSVPDVPTLGKELSCLPSSSPTRRSPSLRVHRINSTLEGVKVTCEYRTHQEGVLQEEITLVTRGRKDSSLKVRLQVRVIDPHHGTPMLLDGVRCLGAQRDVHSKHSSDRKRI